Proteins from a genomic interval of Longimicrobium sp.:
- the nrfH gene encoding cytochrome c nitrite reductase small subunit, producing MTRGQMIGLVAAVLAGTAMGLGAFTFVYAKGASYLTNDPSACANCHIMSEHYSAWQKSSHRAVATCNDCHTPHDLVGKYTVKARNGFWHSFYFTTGRYPDPLRITESNRRVTEHACRYCHTEVTDAIEHGAGARGGDAGGEMRCARCHDDVGHLVR from the coding sequence ATGACCAGGGGCCAGATGATCGGGCTGGTGGCGGCGGTGCTCGCCGGGACGGCGATGGGGCTGGGCGCGTTCACGTTCGTGTACGCCAAGGGCGCCTCGTACCTGACCAACGACCCCTCCGCCTGCGCCAACTGCCACATCATGTCCGAGCACTACTCGGCGTGGCAGAAGAGCAGCCACAGGGCCGTGGCCACCTGCAACGACTGCCACACGCCGCACGACCTGGTGGGCAAGTACACCGTCAAGGCCAGGAACGGGTTCTGGCACTCGTTCTACTTCACCACGGGCCGCTACCCCGACCCGCTGCGCATCACCGAAAGCAACCGCCGCGTAACCGAGCACGCCTGCCGGTACTGCCATACCGAGGTCACCGACGCCATCGAGCACGGCGCGGGAGCACGCGGGGGCGACGCCGGGGGTGAAATGCGCTGCGCGCGGTGCCACGAC